In one Macaca fascicularis isolate 582-1 chromosome 6, T2T-MFA8v1.1 genomic region, the following are encoded:
- the FGFR4 gene encoding fibroblast growth factor receptor 4 isoform X3, translated as MRLLSALLGVLLSVPGPPVLSLEASEEVELEPCLAPSMEQQEQELTVALGQPVRLCCGRAERGGHWYKEGSRLAPAGRVRGWRGRLEIASFLPEDAGRYLCLARASMIVLQNVTLTIDDSLTSSNDDEDPQSHRDSSNGHIYPQQAPYWTHPQRMEKKLHAVPAGNTVKFRCPAAGNPTPTIRWLKDGQAFHGENRIGGIRLRHQHWSLVMESVVPSDRGTYTCLVENAVGSIRYNYLLDVLERSPHRPILQAGLPANTTAVVGSDVELLCKVYSDAQPHIQWLKHIVINGSSFGADGFPYVQVLKTADINSSEVEVLYLRNVSAEDAGEYTCLAGNSIGLSYQSAWLTVLPGKHLQGQNMLRDAPLGQQWGLWSVGWSVSVGLWGLPSGAVCGFVSLSCMAAPLCLSTCGCPCDPLLSYGTGHNYSFLRVCPHICWELGGTELGHMGRPVLPLTTWSVCVCSCARAEEDLTWTAATPEARYTDVILYASGSLALAVLLLLAGLYRGQALHGRHARPPATVQKLSRFPLARQFSLESGSSGKSSSSLVRGVRLSSSGPALLAGLVSLDLPLDPLWEFPRDRLVLGKPLGEGCFGQVVRAEAFGMDPARPDQASTVAVKMLKDNASDKDLADLVSEMEVMKLIGRHKNIINLLGVCTQEGPLYVIVECAAKGNLREFLRARRPPGPDLSPDGPQSSEGPLSFPVLVSCAYQVARGMQYLESRKCIHRDLAARNVLVTEDNVMKIADFGLARGIHHIDYYKKTSNGRLPVKWMAPEALFDRVYTHQSDVYGLMRECWHAAPSQRPTFKQLVEALDKVLLAVSEEYLDLRLTFGPYSPAGGDTSSTCSSSDSVFSHDPLPLGSSSFPFGSGVQT; from the exons ATGCGGCTGCTGTCGGCCCTCTTGGGGGTCCTGCTGAGTGTGCCTGGGCCTCCAGTCTTGTCCCTGGAGGCCTCGGAGGAAGTGGAGCTGG AGCCCTGCCTGGCTCCCAGCATGGAGCAGCAAGAGCAGGAGCTGACAGTAGCCCTTGGGCAGCCTGTGCGGCTGTGCTGTGGGcgggctgagcgtggtggccaCTGGTACAAGGAGGGCAGTCGCCTGGCACCTGCTGGCCGTGTACGGGGCTGGAGGGGCCGCCTAGAGATTGCCAGCTTCCTACCTGAGGATGCTGGCCGCTACCTCTGCCTGGCCCGAGCCTCCATGATCGTCCTGCAAAATGTCACCTTGACTATAGATG ACTCCTTGACCTCCAGCAACGATGATGAGGACCCCCAGTCCCATAGGGACTCCTCGAATGGGCACATTTACCCCCAGCAAG cACCCTACTGGACACACCCCCAGCGCATGGAGAAGAAACTGCATGCAGTACCGGCTGGGAACACCGTCAAGTTCCGCTGTCCGGCTGCAGGCAACCCCACGCCCACCATCCGCTGGCTTAAGGATGGACAGGCCTTTCATGGGGAGAACCGCATTGGAGGCATTCGG CTGCGCCACCAGCACTGGAGTCTCGTGATGGAGAGCGTGGTGCCCTCGGACCGCGGCACATACACTTGCCTGGTGGAGAACGCTGTGGGCAGCATCCGCTATAACTACCTGCTGGATGTGCTGG AGCGGTCCCCGCACCGGCCCATCCTGCAGGCTGGGCTCCCGGCCAACACCACAGCCGTGGTGGGCAGTGACGTGGAGCTGCTGTGCAAGGTGTACAGCGATGCCCAGCCCCACATCCAGTGGCTGAAGCACATCGTCATCAACGGCAGCAGCTTCGGGGCCGACGGCTTCCCCTATGTGCAAGTCCTGAAG ACTGCAGACATCAATAGCTCAGAGGTGGAGGTCCTGTACCTGCGGAACGTGTCAGCCGAGGACGCAGGCGAGTACACCTGCCTTGCAGGCAATTCCATCGGCCTCTCCTACCAGTCTGCCTGGCTCACGGTGCTGCCAGGTAAGCACCTGCAGGGCCAGAATATGCTGCGAGATGCCCCTCTGGGCCAGCAGTGGGGGCTGTGGTCTGTTGGGTGGTCAGTCTCTGTTGGCTTGTGGGGTCTGCCCTCGGGGGCAGTGTGTGGATTTGTGAGTTTGAGCTGTATGGCAGCCCCTCTGTGCCTGTCCACGTGTGGCTGTCCATGTGACCCTCTGCTGAGCTATGGGACTGGGCATAACTACAGCTTCCTCCGTGTGTGTCCCCACATatgctgggagctgggagggaCTGAGTTAGGGCACATGGGGAGGCCAGTCTTACCACTGACCACTTGGTCTGTCTGTGTATGTTCATGTGCGAGGGCAGAGGAGGACCTCACATGGACCGCAGCAACGCCCGAGGCCAGGTATACGGACGTCATCCTGTACGCGTCGGGCTCCCTGGCCTTGGCTGTGCTCCTGCTGCTGGCTGGGCTGTATCGAGGGCAGGCGCTCCACGGCCGGCACGCCCGCCCACCCGCCACCGTGCAGAAGCTCTCCCGCTTCCCTCTGGCCCGACAG TTCTCCCTGGAGTCAGGCTCTTCCGGCAAGTCAAGCTCATCCCTGGTGCGAGGCGTGCGTCTCTCCTCCAGCGGCCCCGCCTTGCTCGCCGGCCTCGTGAGTCTAGACCTACCTCTCGACCCACTGTGGGAGTTCCCCCGGGACAG GCTGGTGCTTGGGAAGCCCCTGGGCGAGGGCTGCTTTGGACAGGTAGTACGTGCAGAGGCCTTTGGCATGGACCCTGCCCGGCCTGACCAAGCCAGTACTGTGGCTGTCAAGATGCTCAAAG ACAACGCCTCTGACAAGGACCTGGCTGACCTGGTCTCGGAGATGGAGGTGATGAAGCTGATTGGCCGACACAAGAACATCATCAACCTGCTGGGTGTCTGCACCCAGGAAG GGCCCCTGTATGTAATCGTGGAGTGCGCTGCCAAGGGAAACCTTCGGGAGTTCCTGCGGGCCCGGCGCCCCCCGGGCCCTGACCTCAGCCCGGACGGTCCTCAGAGCAGTGAGGGGCCACTCTCCTTCCCAGTCCTGGTCTCCTGCGCCTACCAGGTGGCCCGAGGCATGCAGTATCTGGAGTCCCGGAAG TGTATCCACCGGGACCTGGCTGCCCGCAATGTGCTGGTGACGGAGGACAATGTGATGAAGATAGCTGACTTTGGGCTGGCCCGTGGCATCCACCACATTGACTACTATAAGAAAACCAGCAAC ggCCGCCTGCCTGTCAAGTGGATGGCGCCCGAGGCCTTGTTTGACCGAGTGTACACACACCAGAGTGACGT GTATGGGCTGATGCGTGAGTGCTGGCATGCGGCACCCTCCCAGAGGCCCACCTTCAAGCAGCTGGTGGAGGCGCTGGACAAGGTCTTACTGGCCGTCTCTGAGGAG TACCTCGACCTCCGCCTGACCTTCGGACCCTATTCCCCTGCTGGTGGGGACACCAGCAGCACCTGCTCCTCCAGTGACTCCGTCTTCAGCCACGACCCCCTGCCACTGGGATCCAGCTCCTTCCCCTTTGGGTCTGGGGTGCAGACATGA
- the FGFR4 gene encoding fibroblast growth factor receptor 4 isoform X6: MRLLSALLGVLLSVPGPPVLSLEASEEVELEPCLAPSMEQQEQELTVALGQPVRLCCGRAERGGHWYKEGSRLAPAGRVRGWRGRLEIASFLPEDAGRYLCLARASMIVLQNVTLTIDDSLTSSNDDEDPQSHRDSSNGHIYPQQAPYWTHPQRMEKKLHAVPAGNTVKFRCPAAGNPTPTIRWLKDGQAFHGENRIGGIRLRHQHWSLVMESVVPSDRGTYTCLVENAVGSIRYNYLLDVLERSPHRPILQAGLPANTTAVVGSDVELLCKVYSDAQPHIQWLKHIVINGSSFGADGFPYVQVLKTADINSSEVEVLYLRNVSAEDAGEYTCLAGNSIGLSYQSAWLTVLPGTGRIPHLACGSLTPAGRTKSPTLQFSLESGSSGKSSSSLVRGVRLSSSGPALLAGLVSLDLPLDPLWEFPRDRLVLGKPLGEGCFGQVVRAEAFGMDPARPDQASTVAVKMLKDNASDKDLADLVSEMEVMKLIGRHKNIINLLGVCTQEGPLYVIVECAAKGNLREFLRARRPPGPDLSPDGPQSSEGPLSFPVLVSCAYQVARGMQYLESRKCIHRDLAARNVLVTEDNVMKIADFGLARGIHHIDYYKKTSNGRLPVKWMAPEALFDRVYTHQSDVWSFGVLLWEIFTLGGSPYPGIPVEELFSLLREGHRMDRPPHCPPELYGLMRECWHAAPSQRPTFKQLVEALDKVLLAVSEEYLDLRLTFGPYSPAGGDTSSTCSSSDSVFSHDPLPLGSSSFPFGSGVQT; this comes from the exons ATGCGGCTGCTGTCGGCCCTCTTGGGGGTCCTGCTGAGTGTGCCTGGGCCTCCAGTCTTGTCCCTGGAGGCCTCGGAGGAAGTGGAGCTGG AGCCCTGCCTGGCTCCCAGCATGGAGCAGCAAGAGCAGGAGCTGACAGTAGCCCTTGGGCAGCCTGTGCGGCTGTGCTGTGGGcgggctgagcgtggtggccaCTGGTACAAGGAGGGCAGTCGCCTGGCACCTGCTGGCCGTGTACGGGGCTGGAGGGGCCGCCTAGAGATTGCCAGCTTCCTACCTGAGGATGCTGGCCGCTACCTCTGCCTGGCCCGAGCCTCCATGATCGTCCTGCAAAATGTCACCTTGACTATAGATG ACTCCTTGACCTCCAGCAACGATGATGAGGACCCCCAGTCCCATAGGGACTCCTCGAATGGGCACATTTACCCCCAGCAAG cACCCTACTGGACACACCCCCAGCGCATGGAGAAGAAACTGCATGCAGTACCGGCTGGGAACACCGTCAAGTTCCGCTGTCCGGCTGCAGGCAACCCCACGCCCACCATCCGCTGGCTTAAGGATGGACAGGCCTTTCATGGGGAGAACCGCATTGGAGGCATTCGG CTGCGCCACCAGCACTGGAGTCTCGTGATGGAGAGCGTGGTGCCCTCGGACCGCGGCACATACACTTGCCTGGTGGAGAACGCTGTGGGCAGCATCCGCTATAACTACCTGCTGGATGTGCTGG AGCGGTCCCCGCACCGGCCCATCCTGCAGGCTGGGCTCCCGGCCAACACCACAGCCGTGGTGGGCAGTGACGTGGAGCTGCTGTGCAAGGTGTACAGCGATGCCCAGCCCCACATCCAGTGGCTGAAGCACATCGTCATCAACGGCAGCAGCTTCGGGGCCGACGGCTTCCCCTATGTGCAAGTCCTGAAG ACTGCAGACATCAATAGCTCAGAGGTGGAGGTCCTGTACCTGCGGAACGTGTCAGCCGAGGACGCAGGCGAGTACACCTGCCTTGCAGGCAATTCCATCGGCCTCTCCTACCAGTCTGCCTGGCTCACGGTGCTGCCAG GTACTGGGCGCATCCCCCACCTCGCATGTGGCAGCCTGACTCCAGCAGGCAGAACCAAGTCTCCCACTTTGCAGTTCTCCCTGGAGTCAGGCTCTTCCGGCAAGTCAAGCTCATCCCTGGTGCGAGGCGTGCGTCTCTCCTCCAGCGGCCCCGCCTTGCTCGCCGGCCTCGTGAGTCTAGACCTACCTCTCGACCCACTGTGGGAGTTCCCCCGGGACAG GCTGGTGCTTGGGAAGCCCCTGGGCGAGGGCTGCTTTGGACAGGTAGTACGTGCAGAGGCCTTTGGCATGGACCCTGCCCGGCCTGACCAAGCCAGTACTGTGGCTGTCAAGATGCTCAAAG ACAACGCCTCTGACAAGGACCTGGCTGACCTGGTCTCGGAGATGGAGGTGATGAAGCTGATTGGCCGACACAAGAACATCATCAACCTGCTGGGTGTCTGCACCCAGGAAG GGCCCCTGTATGTAATCGTGGAGTGCGCTGCCAAGGGAAACCTTCGGGAGTTCCTGCGGGCCCGGCGCCCCCCGGGCCCTGACCTCAGCCCGGACGGTCCTCAGAGCAGTGAGGGGCCACTCTCCTTCCCAGTCCTGGTCTCCTGCGCCTACCAGGTGGCCCGAGGCATGCAGTATCTGGAGTCCCGGAAG TGTATCCACCGGGACCTGGCTGCCCGCAATGTGCTGGTGACGGAGGACAATGTGATGAAGATAGCTGACTTTGGGCTGGCCCGTGGCATCCACCACATTGACTACTATAAGAAAACCAGCAAC ggCCGCCTGCCTGTCAAGTGGATGGCGCCCGAGGCCTTGTTTGACCGAGTGTACACACACCAGAGTGACGT gtggTCTTTTGGGGTCCTGCTGTGGGAGATCTTCACCCTCGGGGGCTCCCCGTATCCTGGCATCCCGGTGGAGGAGCTGTTCTCACTGCTGCGGGAGGGACATCGGATGGACCGACCCCCACACTGCCCCCCAGAGCT GTATGGGCTGATGCGTGAGTGCTGGCATGCGGCACCCTCCCAGAGGCCCACCTTCAAGCAGCTGGTGGAGGCGCTGGACAAGGTCTTACTGGCCGTCTCTGAGGAG TACCTCGACCTCCGCCTGACCTTCGGACCCTATTCCCCTGCTGGTGGGGACACCAGCAGCACCTGCTCCTCCAGTGACTCCGTCTTCAGCCACGACCCCCTGCCACTGGGATCCAGCTCCTTCCCCTTTGGGTCTGGGGTGCAGACATGA
- the FGFR4 gene encoding fibroblast growth factor receptor 4 isoform X8: MRLLSALLGVLLSVPGPPVLSLEASEEVELEPCLAPSMEQQEQELTVALGQPVRLCCGRAERGGHWYKEGSRLAPAGRVRGWRGRLEIASFLPEDAGRYLCLARASMIVLQNVTLTIDDSLTSSNDDEDPQSHRDSSNGHIYPQQAPYWTHPQRMEKKLHAVPAGNTVKFRCPAAGNPTPTIRWLKDGQAFHGENRIGGIRLRHQHWSLVMESVVPSDRGTYTCLVENAVGSIRYNYLLDVLERSPHRPILQAGLPANTTAVVGSDVELLCKVYSDAQPHIQWLKHIVINGSSFGADGFPYVQVLKTADINSSEVEVLYLRNVSAEDAGEYTCLAGNSIGLSYQSAWLTVLPGTGRIPHLACGSLTPAGRTKSPTLQFSLESGSSGKSSSSLVRGVRLSSSGPALLAGLVSLDLPLDPLWEFPRDRLVLGKPLGEGCFGQVVRAEAFGMDPARPDQASTVAVKMLKDNASDKDLADLVSEMEVMKLIGRHKNIINLLGVCTQEGPLYVIVECAAKGNLREFLRARRPPGPDLSPDGPQSSEGPLSFPVLVSCAYQVARGMQYLESRKCIHRDLAARNVLVTEDNVMKIADFGLARGIHHIDYYKKTSNGRLPVKWMAPEALFDRVYTHQSDVYGLMRECWHAAPSQRPTFKQLVEALDKVLLAVSEEYLDLRLTFGPYSPAGGDTSSTCSSSDSVFSHDPLPLGSSSFPFGSGVQT, translated from the exons ATGCGGCTGCTGTCGGCCCTCTTGGGGGTCCTGCTGAGTGTGCCTGGGCCTCCAGTCTTGTCCCTGGAGGCCTCGGAGGAAGTGGAGCTGG AGCCCTGCCTGGCTCCCAGCATGGAGCAGCAAGAGCAGGAGCTGACAGTAGCCCTTGGGCAGCCTGTGCGGCTGTGCTGTGGGcgggctgagcgtggtggccaCTGGTACAAGGAGGGCAGTCGCCTGGCACCTGCTGGCCGTGTACGGGGCTGGAGGGGCCGCCTAGAGATTGCCAGCTTCCTACCTGAGGATGCTGGCCGCTACCTCTGCCTGGCCCGAGCCTCCATGATCGTCCTGCAAAATGTCACCTTGACTATAGATG ACTCCTTGACCTCCAGCAACGATGATGAGGACCCCCAGTCCCATAGGGACTCCTCGAATGGGCACATTTACCCCCAGCAAG cACCCTACTGGACACACCCCCAGCGCATGGAGAAGAAACTGCATGCAGTACCGGCTGGGAACACCGTCAAGTTCCGCTGTCCGGCTGCAGGCAACCCCACGCCCACCATCCGCTGGCTTAAGGATGGACAGGCCTTTCATGGGGAGAACCGCATTGGAGGCATTCGG CTGCGCCACCAGCACTGGAGTCTCGTGATGGAGAGCGTGGTGCCCTCGGACCGCGGCACATACACTTGCCTGGTGGAGAACGCTGTGGGCAGCATCCGCTATAACTACCTGCTGGATGTGCTGG AGCGGTCCCCGCACCGGCCCATCCTGCAGGCTGGGCTCCCGGCCAACACCACAGCCGTGGTGGGCAGTGACGTGGAGCTGCTGTGCAAGGTGTACAGCGATGCCCAGCCCCACATCCAGTGGCTGAAGCACATCGTCATCAACGGCAGCAGCTTCGGGGCCGACGGCTTCCCCTATGTGCAAGTCCTGAAG ACTGCAGACATCAATAGCTCAGAGGTGGAGGTCCTGTACCTGCGGAACGTGTCAGCCGAGGACGCAGGCGAGTACACCTGCCTTGCAGGCAATTCCATCGGCCTCTCCTACCAGTCTGCCTGGCTCACGGTGCTGCCAG GTACTGGGCGCATCCCCCACCTCGCATGTGGCAGCCTGACTCCAGCAGGCAGAACCAAGTCTCCCACTTTGCAGTTCTCCCTGGAGTCAGGCTCTTCCGGCAAGTCAAGCTCATCCCTGGTGCGAGGCGTGCGTCTCTCCTCCAGCGGCCCCGCCTTGCTCGCCGGCCTCGTGAGTCTAGACCTACCTCTCGACCCACTGTGGGAGTTCCCCCGGGACAG GCTGGTGCTTGGGAAGCCCCTGGGCGAGGGCTGCTTTGGACAGGTAGTACGTGCAGAGGCCTTTGGCATGGACCCTGCCCGGCCTGACCAAGCCAGTACTGTGGCTGTCAAGATGCTCAAAG ACAACGCCTCTGACAAGGACCTGGCTGACCTGGTCTCGGAGATGGAGGTGATGAAGCTGATTGGCCGACACAAGAACATCATCAACCTGCTGGGTGTCTGCACCCAGGAAG GGCCCCTGTATGTAATCGTGGAGTGCGCTGCCAAGGGAAACCTTCGGGAGTTCCTGCGGGCCCGGCGCCCCCCGGGCCCTGACCTCAGCCCGGACGGTCCTCAGAGCAGTGAGGGGCCACTCTCCTTCCCAGTCCTGGTCTCCTGCGCCTACCAGGTGGCCCGAGGCATGCAGTATCTGGAGTCCCGGAAG TGTATCCACCGGGACCTGGCTGCCCGCAATGTGCTGGTGACGGAGGACAATGTGATGAAGATAGCTGACTTTGGGCTGGCCCGTGGCATCCACCACATTGACTACTATAAGAAAACCAGCAAC ggCCGCCTGCCTGTCAAGTGGATGGCGCCCGAGGCCTTGTTTGACCGAGTGTACACACACCAGAGTGACGT GTATGGGCTGATGCGTGAGTGCTGGCATGCGGCACCCTCCCAGAGGCCCACCTTCAAGCAGCTGGTGGAGGCGCTGGACAAGGTCTTACTGGCCGTCTCTGAGGAG TACCTCGACCTCCGCCTGACCTTCGGACCCTATTCCCCTGCTGGTGGGGACACCAGCAGCACCTGCTCCTCCAGTGACTCCGTCTTCAGCCACGACCCCCTGCCACTGGGATCCAGCTCCTTCCCCTTTGGGTCTGGGGTGCAGACATGA
- the FGFR4 gene encoding fibroblast growth factor receptor 4 isoform X1, translating into MRLLSALLGVLLSVPGPPVLSLEASEEVELEPCLAPSMEQQEQELTVALGQPVRLCCGRAERGGHWYKEGSRLAPAGRVRGWRGRLEIASFLPEDAGRYLCLARASMIVLQNVTLTIDDSLTSSNDDEDPQSHRDSSNGHIYPQQAPYWTHPQRMEKKLHAVPAGNTVKFRCPAAGNPTPTIRWLKDGQAFHGENRIGGIRLRHQHWSLVMESVVPSDRGTYTCLVENAVGSIRYNYLLDVLERSPHRPILQAGLPANTTAVVGSDVELLCKVYSDAQPHIQWLKHIVINGSSFGADGFPYVQVLKTADINSSEVEVLYLRNVSAEDAGEYTCLAGNSIGLSYQSAWLTVLPGKHLQGQNMLRDAPLGQQWGLWSVGWSVSVGLWGLPSGAVCGFVSLSCMAAPLCLSTCGCPCDPLLSYGTGHNYSFLRVCPHICWELGGTELGHMGRPVLPLTTWSVCVCSCARAEEDLTWTAATPEARYTDVILYASGSLALAVLLLLAGLYRGQALHGRHARPPATVQKLSRFPLARQFSLESGSSGKSSSSLVRGVRLSSSGPALLAGLVSLDLPLDPLWEFPRDRLVLGKPLGEGCFGQVVRAEAFGMDPARPDQASTVAVKMLKDNASDKDLADLVSEMEVMKLIGRHKNIINLLGVCTQEGPLYVIVECAAKGNLREFLRARRPPGPDLSPDGPQSSEGPLSFPVLVSCAYQVARGMQYLESRKCIHRDLAARNVLVTEDNVMKIADFGLARGIHHIDYYKKTSNGRLPVKWMAPEALFDRVYTHQSDVWSFGVLLWEIFTLGGSPYPGIPVEELFSLLREGHRMDRPPHCPPELYGLMRECWHAAPSQRPTFKQLVEALDKVLLAVSEEYLDLRLTFGPYSPAGGDTSSTCSSSDSVFSHDPLPLGSSSFPFGSGVQT; encoded by the exons ATGCGGCTGCTGTCGGCCCTCTTGGGGGTCCTGCTGAGTGTGCCTGGGCCTCCAGTCTTGTCCCTGGAGGCCTCGGAGGAAGTGGAGCTGG AGCCCTGCCTGGCTCCCAGCATGGAGCAGCAAGAGCAGGAGCTGACAGTAGCCCTTGGGCAGCCTGTGCGGCTGTGCTGTGGGcgggctgagcgtggtggccaCTGGTACAAGGAGGGCAGTCGCCTGGCACCTGCTGGCCGTGTACGGGGCTGGAGGGGCCGCCTAGAGATTGCCAGCTTCCTACCTGAGGATGCTGGCCGCTACCTCTGCCTGGCCCGAGCCTCCATGATCGTCCTGCAAAATGTCACCTTGACTATAGATG ACTCCTTGACCTCCAGCAACGATGATGAGGACCCCCAGTCCCATAGGGACTCCTCGAATGGGCACATTTACCCCCAGCAAG cACCCTACTGGACACACCCCCAGCGCATGGAGAAGAAACTGCATGCAGTACCGGCTGGGAACACCGTCAAGTTCCGCTGTCCGGCTGCAGGCAACCCCACGCCCACCATCCGCTGGCTTAAGGATGGACAGGCCTTTCATGGGGAGAACCGCATTGGAGGCATTCGG CTGCGCCACCAGCACTGGAGTCTCGTGATGGAGAGCGTGGTGCCCTCGGACCGCGGCACATACACTTGCCTGGTGGAGAACGCTGTGGGCAGCATCCGCTATAACTACCTGCTGGATGTGCTGG AGCGGTCCCCGCACCGGCCCATCCTGCAGGCTGGGCTCCCGGCCAACACCACAGCCGTGGTGGGCAGTGACGTGGAGCTGCTGTGCAAGGTGTACAGCGATGCCCAGCCCCACATCCAGTGGCTGAAGCACATCGTCATCAACGGCAGCAGCTTCGGGGCCGACGGCTTCCCCTATGTGCAAGTCCTGAAG ACTGCAGACATCAATAGCTCAGAGGTGGAGGTCCTGTACCTGCGGAACGTGTCAGCCGAGGACGCAGGCGAGTACACCTGCCTTGCAGGCAATTCCATCGGCCTCTCCTACCAGTCTGCCTGGCTCACGGTGCTGCCAGGTAAGCACCTGCAGGGCCAGAATATGCTGCGAGATGCCCCTCTGGGCCAGCAGTGGGGGCTGTGGTCTGTTGGGTGGTCAGTCTCTGTTGGCTTGTGGGGTCTGCCCTCGGGGGCAGTGTGTGGATTTGTGAGTTTGAGCTGTATGGCAGCCCCTCTGTGCCTGTCCACGTGTGGCTGTCCATGTGACCCTCTGCTGAGCTATGGGACTGGGCATAACTACAGCTTCCTCCGTGTGTGTCCCCACATatgctgggagctgggagggaCTGAGTTAGGGCACATGGGGAGGCCAGTCTTACCACTGACCACTTGGTCTGTCTGTGTATGTTCATGTGCGAGGGCAGAGGAGGACCTCACATGGACCGCAGCAACGCCCGAGGCCAGGTATACGGACGTCATCCTGTACGCGTCGGGCTCCCTGGCCTTGGCTGTGCTCCTGCTGCTGGCTGGGCTGTATCGAGGGCAGGCGCTCCACGGCCGGCACGCCCGCCCACCCGCCACCGTGCAGAAGCTCTCCCGCTTCCCTCTGGCCCGACAG TTCTCCCTGGAGTCAGGCTCTTCCGGCAAGTCAAGCTCATCCCTGGTGCGAGGCGTGCGTCTCTCCTCCAGCGGCCCCGCCTTGCTCGCCGGCCTCGTGAGTCTAGACCTACCTCTCGACCCACTGTGGGAGTTCCCCCGGGACAG GCTGGTGCTTGGGAAGCCCCTGGGCGAGGGCTGCTTTGGACAGGTAGTACGTGCAGAGGCCTTTGGCATGGACCCTGCCCGGCCTGACCAAGCCAGTACTGTGGCTGTCAAGATGCTCAAAG ACAACGCCTCTGACAAGGACCTGGCTGACCTGGTCTCGGAGATGGAGGTGATGAAGCTGATTGGCCGACACAAGAACATCATCAACCTGCTGGGTGTCTGCACCCAGGAAG GGCCCCTGTATGTAATCGTGGAGTGCGCTGCCAAGGGAAACCTTCGGGAGTTCCTGCGGGCCCGGCGCCCCCCGGGCCCTGACCTCAGCCCGGACGGTCCTCAGAGCAGTGAGGGGCCACTCTCCTTCCCAGTCCTGGTCTCCTGCGCCTACCAGGTGGCCCGAGGCATGCAGTATCTGGAGTCCCGGAAG TGTATCCACCGGGACCTGGCTGCCCGCAATGTGCTGGTGACGGAGGACAATGTGATGAAGATAGCTGACTTTGGGCTGGCCCGTGGCATCCACCACATTGACTACTATAAGAAAACCAGCAAC ggCCGCCTGCCTGTCAAGTGGATGGCGCCCGAGGCCTTGTTTGACCGAGTGTACACACACCAGAGTGACGT gtggTCTTTTGGGGTCCTGCTGTGGGAGATCTTCACCCTCGGGGGCTCCCCGTATCCTGGCATCCCGGTGGAGGAGCTGTTCTCACTGCTGCGGGAGGGACATCGGATGGACCGACCCCCACACTGCCCCCCAGAGCT GTATGGGCTGATGCGTGAGTGCTGGCATGCGGCACCCTCCCAGAGGCCCACCTTCAAGCAGCTGGTGGAGGCGCTGGACAAGGTCTTACTGGCCGTCTCTGAGGAG TACCTCGACCTCCGCCTGACCTTCGGACCCTATTCCCCTGCTGGTGGGGACACCAGCAGCACCTGCTCCTCCAGTGACTCCGTCTTCAGCCACGACCCCCTGCCACTGGGATCCAGCTCCTTCCCCTTTGGGTCTGGGGTGCAGACATGA